The following proteins are co-located in the Ictalurus punctatus breed USDA103 chromosome 14, Coco_2.0, whole genome shotgun sequence genome:
- the LOC128634946 gene encoding sperm protamine P1-like, with product MEREKEGRRKGDGKGEGREMEREKEGRWKGRRKGEGKGEGRGMEREKEVRWKGRRKGDGKGEGREMEREKEGRRKGRRKGDGKGEGREKEMEKEREKEGRWKGRRKGEGKEKEREKEGRRK from the coding sequence ATGGAAAGGGAGAAGGAAGGGAGAAGGAAGGGAGATGGAAAGGGAGAAGGAAGGGAGATGGAAAGGGAGAAGGAAGGGAGATGGAAAGGGAGAAGGAAGGGAGAAGGAAAGGGAGAAGGAAGGGGGATGGAAAGGGAGAAGGAAGTGAGATGGAAAGGGAGAAGGAAGGGAGATGGAAAGGGAGAAGGAAGGGAGATGGAAAGGGAGAAGGAAGGGAGAAGGAAAGGGAGAAGGAAGGGGGATGGAAAGGGAGAAGGAAGGGAGAAGgaaatggagaaggaaagggagAAGGAAGGGAGATGGAAAGGGAGAAGGAAGGGAGAAGGAAAGGAGAAGGAAAGGGAGAAGGAAGGGAGAAGGAAGTGA